From the genome of Streptomyces sp. NBC_01304:
ACGCCGTCCTGGAGGCGCTGCCCGAGGCGCCGATGCAGACCTTCGGCGGCGCCGGCATCGGCGGCCCCCGCCGGATCGCGCTCATCGGCCGTCCGAACGTCGGCAAGTCGTCCCTCCTGAACAAGGTGGCGAACGAGGAGCGCGTCGTCGTGAACGAGCTCGCGGGCACCACCCGTGACCCGGTCGACGAGCTCATCGAACTCGGCGGTGTCACCTGGAAGTTCGTGGACACCGCGGGCATCCGCAAGCGCGTCCACCTGCAGCAGGGCGCCGACTACTACGCCTCCCTGCGCACCGCGGCCGCGGTCGAGAAGGCCGAGGTCGCGGTCATCCTGATCGATGCCAGCGACAGCATCAGCATCCAGGACCAGCGCATCGTCACCATGGCCGTCGAGGCCGGCCGGGCGATCGTCCTCGCGTACAACAAGTGGGACACCCTCGACGAGGAGCGTCGCTACTACCTGGAGAGGGAGATCGAGACCGAGCTCCAGCAGGTCGCCTGGGCGCCGCGGGTCAACATCTCGGCGCGCACCGGGCGCCACATGGAGAAGCTGGTCCCCGGGATCGAGACGGCCCTGGCGGGCTGGGAGACGCGCGTGCCGACCGGCCGCCTCAACGCCTTCCTCGGCGAGCTGGTCGCGTCCCACCCGCACCCGGTCCGCAGCGGCAAGCAGCCCCGCATCCTCTTCGGCACCCAGGCGGGCACCAAGCCGCCGCGGTTCGTGCTCTTCTCCTCCGGCTTCATCGAGGCCGGCTACCGGCGCTTCGTGGAGCGCCGTCTGCGCGAGGAGTTCGGCTTCGAGGGCACCCCGATCCACATCTCGGTGCGGGTGCGCGAGAAGCGCGGCGCGAACAAGAGCGGCAAGAAGAAGTAGCCACGCCGGCCGGACAACCGGCCGGACGTCGAACGCCCCGGCGGCGCCGCATCGGCGCTGTCGGGGCGTTCTGTGTTCTTGTGCGGGCCTTCAGCGTTCCCTGCGTGGCCCCGGCGGCAGCGCGGCCGGGAAGTGCCCGGTGCCGTGCTGCTGGGGGGCGGGGTGCCAGCCGTTGTGGCCCGAGGTGTCGGGCGGGGGCCGGTGCACCGGGTGCTGCGGGGTGTGGTGGTGCGTGCCGTACCCGGTGCCGAAGGCATCGAAGGCGTTGAACCCCAGCTCGTCCTCGCCGCTGCGGTCGCCGGGCAGTGCCTTGAAGGATCTGCGCCACTCCGCGTACAGCTCGTCGTAGATCGGAGTGGCCGAGCGGCCCGCTGAGGGGTCCCTGGCCGGACGCATGGAGGGGATCTGGTGGCGCGAAGGGTCGTATGACGGCACGTATGTGCCAACGACACCAGACCCCCCTCGGATGCGGGGCGTTTTTATGGCACTCCGTCAGGTGCGCCGTGGTGCGCGCCGGTGCTGCCTCATATGGGCTTGTCCGTAGGGAAGTTGGGCGTGCGGCAGCTGCGCCCGGCGTGCGGCATCCGGTCGTACGCCGGACGCATCCAGGTGTACGGCGGCTCGTCGTACGCCATCCGTATCCGGTCGTACGTCCCCTCGTCGTACGACGTCCGCAGCCGGTCGTACGTCCCCTCGGCTGTCGGCCGTACGCTCCCTCAGGTGCCGGCGAGCGGCAGCGCGGCCGCCACCAACTGGCCGCCGGCGGCCGCCTTGTCGAGGGCGTCACGCAGCAG
Proteins encoded in this window:
- the der gene encoding ribosome biogenesis GTPase Der is translated as MNDQTPAAEGAGEHEHGALGDAEYAEFMELAAQEGFDLEDVEGAIGEAGHGPLPVLAVVGRPNVGKSTLVNRIIGRREAVVEDKPGVTRDRVTYEAEWAGRRFKLVDTGGWEQDVLGIDAAVAAQAEYAIETADAVVFVVDSTVGVTDTDEAVVRLLRKAKKPVVLCANKVDGQSGEADATALWSLGIGQPWPVSSLHGRGTGDMLDAVLEALPEAPMQTFGGAGIGGPRRIALIGRPNVGKSSLLNKVANEERVVVNELAGTTRDPVDELIELGGVTWKFVDTAGIRKRVHLQQGADYYASLRTAAAVEKAEVAVILIDASDSISIQDQRIVTMAVEAGRAIVLAYNKWDTLDEERRYYLEREIETELQQVAWAPRVNISARTGRHMEKLVPGIETALAGWETRVPTGRLNAFLGELVASHPHPVRSGKQPRILFGTQAGTKPPRFVLFSSGFIEAGYRRFVERRLREEFGFEGTPIHISVRVREKRGANKSGKKK